In a single window of the bacterium genome:
- a CDS encoding ABC transporter permease subunit, whose protein sequence is MTIDFKIKSLCVGFFLLFTQAVSAKIIIGSKNFTEQLILGELAAQYLEHQGEEVERKLNLAGSHIVFEALKQGSIDLYPEYTGTGYISILKLHGESNPENIWNIVHKEFMQQYNLSWSKPIGFNNTYALAVRNSDEKFKSITNIEQLKNLLAQSETQRIKMGAPHAFFTRPDGLKGLSQWYNLNLNNIKQINLEPGLMYQAIDNQLVDIITAFSTDARIIKFKLDILEDNKQYFPPYHAAWLAKNSLVKNNPAVQKLFSAFENKIDNATMQKLNQQVDEYGYAVDVVAKEFLQSHIFKTRSKTSLKKNSSQNLGFFKFVKSQQALLFKKTFEHALLCFFVILCSIVLAVPLGVYAQRNKIFKRVVFFISNVLQTVPSLALLGFLIPVLGIGIKPSIVALLLYSLLPIITNTYTGISSIPKHTKESALSLGMNQKQLLRYVLMPLALPQIFAGIRIAAVITIGTATLASLIGAGGLGDPIFQGISQANTYYILLGAIPAAAMALVVDAIFKAIEKHVSWQK, encoded by the coding sequence ATGACTATTGATTTTAAAATAAAAAGTCTATGCGTAGGGTTTTTTTTGCTTTTTACTCAAGCAGTTTCAGCTAAAATTATCATTGGTTCAAAAAATTTTACTGAACAACTTATTCTTGGCGAGTTGGCAGCCCAATATCTGGAGCATCAAGGAGAAGAGGTAGAAAGAAAGCTGAACCTTGCTGGTTCACATATTGTGTTTGAAGCCCTTAAACAAGGAAGCATAGATCTTTATCCAGAATACACTGGCACAGGTTATATCTCTATCCTAAAACTTCACGGTGAATCCAATCCAGAAAATATTTGGAACATTGTGCATAAAGAATTTATGCAACAGTATAATCTCAGCTGGTCTAAACCCATAGGCTTTAATAATACTTATGCCCTTGCTGTAAGAAATAGCGATGAAAAGTTTAAAAGCATTACCAACATCGAACAGTTAAAAAATTTATTAGCACAATCAGAGACCCAAAGAATAAAAATGGGCGCACCCCATGCTTTTTTTACCCGGCCCGATGGCTTAAAAGGTCTAAGTCAGTGGTACAACTTAAACCTTAATAATATCAAGCAAATCAATCTAGAACCTGGGCTTATGTATCAAGCCATTGATAATCAACTTGTTGACATTATCACTGCCTTCTCTACAGATGCTAGAATCATTAAATTTAAGCTGGATATTCTTGAAGACAACAAACAATATTTTCCGCCTTACCATGCCGCTTGGCTAGCCAAAAACTCTCTGGTAAAAAACAACCCCGCCGTACAAAAACTATTTTCTGCTTTTGAAAATAAAATCGATAATGCCACCATGCAAAAACTTAATCAACAAGTTGATGAGTATGGTTATGCTGTCGATGTAGTTGCCAAAGAATTTTTACAAAGTCATATTTTTAAGACAAGAAGTAAAACAAGCCTTAAAAAAAACAGCTCACAAAATCTCGGTTTTTTTAAATTTGTAAAATCACAACAAGCGTTGCTCTTTAAAAAGACTTTTGAACATGCATTGCTATGCTTTTTTGTCATTTTATGCTCAATTGTTTTAGCTGTACCCTTAGGCGTTTATGCCCAAAGAAACAAGATTTTTAAAAGGGTTGTATTTTTCATCAGCAATGTTTTACAAACTGTTCCAAGCCTAGCCCTTCTTGGCTTTTTAATTCCTGTTTTGGGCATTGGAATCAAACCTTCTATTGTTGCTTTACTCCTATACTCACTTTTACCCATCATTACCAACACCTATACAGGAATTTCATCCATACCCAAGCATACCAAAGAATCTGCCTTAAGCTTGGGCATGAATCAAAAACAGCTCTTGCGCTATGTTTTGATGCCTCTGGCTCTACCACAAATTTTTGCTGGGATTAGAATAGCCGCTGTTATTACCATTGGCACAGCAACCTTAGCTTCTCTTATTGGTGCTGGAGGTTTAGGAGACCCAATTTTTCAAGGCATCTCACAAGCCAATACCTATTATATTTTATTAGGTGCTATTCCTGCTGCCGCTATGGCCTTAGTTGTAGATGCTATTTTTAAAGCAATTGAAAAGCATGTGTCATGGCAAAAATAA
- a CDS encoding ATP-binding cassette domain-containing protein → MLELQDISVRFNHIQILNNISLSVQAGRLVSLIGPSGCGKTTLLKTINALVPIQSGSITVDGKKNWQLSQLRKFVAYVIQQESLFPHLPVWKNIALPGIIQNSLDRVTDEKIKSILEDLHLDPNDVWNKLPAQLSGGQKQRVALARALIMQPKVLLLDEPFSALDPVTKRSLQETLKDLHKKHSTTIVMVTHDIHEAFMLSEHIFFLNEGSMIQQGSPRSFLENTGNPLVQSFIESQRYDY, encoded by the coding sequence TTGCTAGAGCTACAAGACATCTCTGTACGTTTTAATCATATACAGATCCTAAATAATATTAGTTTATCTGTTCAAGCTGGGCGTTTAGTAAGTCTTATTGGACCCAGTGGTTGCGGAAAAACAACTTTGTTAAAAACAATCAACGCTTTGGTTCCAATACAGTCTGGAAGTATCACAGTTGATGGCAAAAAAAACTGGCAACTATCCCAATTAAGAAAATTTGTAGCTTATGTCATCCAACAAGAAAGTTTATTTCCCCATTTACCTGTATGGAAAAACATTGCCTTACCCGGAATAATACAAAATAGCTTAGATCGGGTAACGGATGAAAAAATCAAATCTATTTTGGAAGACTTACATCTAGACCCTAACGATGTTTGGAATAAACTGCCAGCCCAACTCAGCGGCGGGCAAAAGCAACGTGTGGCTTTGGCCAGGGCTTTAATCATGCAACCCAAAGTTTTACTTTTAGATGAGCCTTTCTCAGCCTTAGACCCTGTAACCAAACGCTCTTTGCAAGAAACACTGAAAGACTTGCATAAAAAACACAGCACTACCATAGTCATGGTTACGCATGATATCCATGAAGCGTTTATGTTAAGTGAACATATTTTTTTTCTCAATGAAGGTTCTATGATTCAGCAGGGCTCACCCCGTTCATTTTTAGAAAACACAGGCAACCCTCTTGTTCAATCTTTTATTGAAAGCCAGCGCTATGACTATTGA
- a CDS encoding right-handed parallel beta-helix repeat-containing protein → MIGVIKKYRRYVIVVVMLAACSKGRYLPEPYPLGQEYFAYTPNASCDCDLIIDQDQNTVDARTFAPGTELCFNAQLSPTRGPIRFENLKGTRTKPIIIRNCMGRVNLVSSDHRPALYAQGEYFRITGKGQNESFIGLEFQASQAAQAIAIGKSSYFEIDHVHISASQFAGIMAKVDPSSDDCKYGDRRYDSFIMKHIHIHHNTIENTGGEGIYVGNSFYGGTTSQYCLSNPNCGSWICGGIQFPHEVMDVYIWNNTISETAWDAVQVGSTIHNCFIDNNRISQWGQANVSGQNYGVQVGQGSSCQVSQNTLTNGKTGFHISGLGNTVVESNQVLNFSGNGILVNPYASPLSSDIVKKGFLGGFILRDNTFTTVTSSLPIIRDVRRENLVPPEGNAIHDNSINATTESFQLSSEYHWELYNNLIN, encoded by the coding sequence ATGATTGGAGTCATAAAAAAATATCGCCGTTATGTAATAGTTGTTGTCATGTTAGCAGCTTGCTCAAAAGGACGTTATTTGCCAGAACCCTATCCTCTAGGGCAGGAATACTTTGCCTATACTCCAAATGCAAGTTGTGATTGTGATTTAATCATTGACCAAGACCAAAACACGGTTGATGCCAGAACCTTTGCACCTGGAACTGAGTTATGTTTCAATGCACAACTTAGTCCCACTAGAGGCCCCATACGATTTGAAAATTTAAAGGGTACACGCACAAAACCAATTATTATTCGTAACTGTATGGGAAGGGTTAATCTTGTTTCCAGTGACCATAGACCTGCGCTGTATGCACAAGGCGAGTATTTTAGGATTACAGGTAAAGGTCAGAATGAAAGTTTTATAGGCTTAGAGTTTCAGGCCAGTCAGGCGGCGCAAGCCATTGCTATAGGAAAATCCAGTTATTTTGAGATAGATCATGTACATATCAGTGCATCACAGTTTGCAGGCATTATGGCTAAAGTCGATCCCAGTTCTGATGATTGTAAATATGGAGACCGTCGTTATGACAGCTTTATCATGAAGCATATTCATATTCATCATAATACAATTGAAAACACCGGCGGTGAAGGGATTTATGTGGGTAATAGTTTTTATGGGGGAACAACTTCGCAATACTGTTTGAGTAACCCAAATTGCGGTAGTTGGATTTGTGGAGGTATTCAGTTTCCTCATGAAGTGATGGATGTTTATATATGGAATAACACTATAAGTGAAACTGCTTGGGATGCCGTGCAAGTGGGAAGTACTATTCATAATTGTTTTATTGATAACAATAGGATCAGTCAGTGGGGGCAAGCCAATGTAAGTGGGCAAAACTATGGTGTTCAAGTGGGACAGGGATCAAGTTGTCAGGTTAGTCAGAATACTTTAACCAACGGTAAAACGGGTTTTCATATATCCGGTTTGGGTAATACTGTTGTTGAGAGCAATCAAGTATTAAATTTTAGTGGCAATGGGATTTTGGTGAATCCCTATGCATCACCCCTATCCAGCGACATCGTTAAGAAAGGTTTTTTAGGAGGGTTTATTCTAAGAGATAATACTTTTACTACAGTTACAAGTTCTTTGCCTATAATCAGAGATGTACGGCGAGAAAACTTAGTGCCACCAGAGGGCAACGCTATTCATGACAATAGTATCAACGCAACAACAGAGAGTTTTCAGTTGTCATCAGAGTATCATTGGGAGCTTTATAACAACCTCATCAATTAG